The sequence CAGAACCTGTTTTCTACTTTTTTCAATACCTGTAAATGCACCAGCTTTAATTAAGCTTTCTAAAGTACGCTTATTGAGAGATTTTAAATCAACTCTTGTACAGAAGTCATAGAATGAGGTAAACGGACCGTCGTTTCTGCCTTTTACGATGGCTTCAACTACACCTAAACCAACGTTCTTAACTGAAGCGAGTCCAAATCTTATATTGCTGCCATCTGGAGTAAAGTCTGCACAGGAACTGCATACATCTGGAGGAAGAACCTCTATTCCCATCTTTTGACATTCGGCAATATATATCTGAATTCTATCCTGATCGTTTGATACGCTTGATAACAAAGCTGACATATATTCAACAGGGAAATGCGCTTTTAAATATGACGTCTGGTAAGCTAGCATGGCGTAAGCTGCTGAGTGAGACCTGTTAAAGCAGTATGCAGCGAATTCTGTCATTGTATCAAAGAGTTCTTTAGCGATATTTAGATCAACACCATTTCTTTGAGCACCTGACTGGAATAATTCTCTTTGTTTATCCATTTCCTCAGGCTTTTTCTTGCCCATCGCTCTTCTTAAAATGTCAGCTTGTCCGAGTGTATATCCTGCCAAAGTCTGAGCAATTTGCATGATTTGTTCCTGATACACGATAGTTCCGTATGTATCCTGTAAAATTGGCTCAAGTATAGGATGCTTGTACTCAACTTTAGCCCTTCCGTGTTTTCTTTGAACAAAGTTTTTAACCATGCCAGAATTCAATGGACCAGGCCTGAATAATGCAACCAGAGCGCCCAAATCTTCAAATACTGATGGTTTTAAGTCTCTAACAAGAGTTTTCATCCCGGAAGATTCTAGCTGGAATACTCCATCAGTATCTCCTTTTGACAGCATTTCATATACTTTAGGATCGTCAAGAGGTACTTCATCAATTTCTATCTCTAATCCTCTTCTATTTTTAATGAGTTGGATAGTATTATCGATGATTGTCAGGTTTCTCAAGCCCAGAAAGTCCATTTTGAGAAGACCTAGCATCTCAAGATCACCCATTGGATATTCTGTAATAATTATTCCTTCTTTTGATTTTTGTACGGGTACGATATCAGACAGCGGATCTCTTGAAATTATTACACCGGCAGCATGAGTCCCTATATTAAATTTGATACCTTCTATGCTTTTTGCAAAGTCTACAAGTTCTTTTACCCTAGGGTCACTTTCATAGAATTTTTTTAGCTCTAAACCTTCTACAAGAGCATCGTCGATTTTAACTTTAGGTGTTGTTGGAATCATTTTTGCAAGTTTATCTGATTCAGCATAAGGAATATCGAGTACACGTGCAACACCTTTCATCGCAGCCCTTGCAGCTAACGTTCCAAAAGTAATAATCTGACAAACCTTGTCTTCACCATATTTCTGAGAAACGTATTCTATTACCTTTTCTCTCTTATCAATGCAAAAGTCAATATCAACGTCGGGCATGCTGACTCTTTCAGGATTTAAGAATCTTTCAAATAACAAATTGTGTCTGATCGGGTCTATATTGGTAATGCCAAGAGCATAGGCAACTAAGCTTCCTGCTGCTGAACCTCTACCAGGTCCTACTGGAATGCCATTGTCCCTTGCATGTTTAATAAAATCTGACACTATCAGGAAGTATGCTGCAAACCCCATTTCTTCTATGATTTTAAGCTCGAATTTGAATCTTTCGCTGAGTGCCGGAGTTATTTCTTTAAATCTTTTGCTCAATCCTTCTCTTGCTACCTGATCCAGATATGATTCAACAGTATGGTTTGGTGGGACAGGATAATGAGGCAGAATTGATTTGCCCATATCTATAATTAAGTTACACTTTTCGGATATTTCTACTGTGTTATCTATGGCTTTATCAAAAATTTCAGGATCAAGCCAATTAAATGTTTCTTTTAACTCATCTGCATTTTTTATATAAAACTCGTTATTTGGGAATTTCATTCTGCCTGGATCATTTAAAGT is a genomic window of Candidatus Melainabacteria bacterium RIFOXYA2_FULL_32_9 containing:
- a CDS encoding DNA polymerase III subunit alpha — translated: MKPYVPLHLHTEYSLLDGATRIKGLIAHAKENNMPACAITDHGVMYGAVEFYKKAKEEGIKPIIGCEVYIIAGDITEKKVDNAANNHLVLLAKDREGYKNLVKLVSIAHTEGFYYKPRINHKILEKHKKGLICLSACLGGEVAQNVLKGEFEKARNIAGFYKNLFGEDYYIELQDHGMDEQKRVNPELLKIAEELEIKLVITNDSHYTKKQDAKWHDILLCLQTGKTLNDPGRMKFPNNEFYIKNADELKETFNWLDPEIFDKAIDNTVEISEKCNLIIDMGKSILPHYPVPPNHTVESYLDQVAREGLSKRFKEITPALSERFKFELKIIEEMGFAAYFLIVSDFIKHARDNGIPVGPGRGSAAGSLVAYALGITNIDPIRHNLLFERFLNPERVSMPDVDIDFCIDKREKVIEYVSQKYGEDKVCQIITFGTLAARAAMKGVARVLDIPYAESDKLAKMIPTTPKVKIDDALVEGLELKKFYESDPRVKELVDFAKSIEGIKFNIGTHAAGVIISRDPLSDIVPVQKSKEGIIITEYPMGDLEMLGLLKMDFLGLRNLTIIDNTIQLIKNRRGLEIEIDEVPLDDPKVYEMLSKGDTDGVFQLESSGMKTLVRDLKPSVFEDLGALVALFRPGPLNSGMVKNFVQRKHGRAKVEYKHPILEPILQDTYGTIVYQEQIMQIAQTLAGYTLGQADILRRAMGKKKPEEMDKQRELFQSGAQRNGVDLNIAKELFDTMTEFAAYCFNRSHSAAYAMLAYQTSYLKAHFPVEYMSALLSSVSNDQDRIQIYIAECQKMGIEVLPPDVCSSCADFTPDGSNIRFGLASVKNVGLGVVEAIVKGRNDGPFTSFYDFCTRVDLKSLNKRTLESLIKAGAFTGIEKSRKQVLENLESALNSATKEQEAKASGQMSLFSALSGDDSAIPSFTMTGSDQEFSDSEIQSFEKELLGFYVTSHPLSSIKDHLPFLTTHNVSELRELPEGAVITICGLISSVRLITTKTNKLLKVGTIEDLTGNVDFVAYSEVLNEYNSLLETEAKVILAGKTQFRGDEETTVSIIINSVKPVDNCNMVSLYFNEKCKFEDIVAVKDLLLKHKGSDPVILNVGNNGSSLKILAASNYWIQANNDVKNLIAKQFSEKISLSIKSLDVN